A window of Lagenorhynchus albirostris chromosome 11, mLagAlb1.1, whole genome shotgun sequence contains these coding sequences:
- the RAD52 gene encoding DNA repair protein RAD52 homolog isoform X3 gives MSGTEEAILSGRDSHPAGGNSVLCFGQYQYTAEEYQAIQNALRQRLGPEYISSRVAGGGQKVCYIEGHRVINLANEMFGYNGWAHSITQQNVDFVDLNNGKFYVGVCAFVRVQLKVRVMEGTCCLQAQGRWESEQDGSYHEDVGYGVSEGLKSKALSLEKARKEAVTDGLKRALRSFGNALGNCILDKDYLRSLNKLPHQLPLEVDLTKAKRQDFEPCVEQARYSSCRRNPTLGPPRPQEVTSPCRPSHHVVMQGMRTAAPGAGCVPSPPLLLPRSPTSAATESDATYQRKLRQRQLQQRFREQMEKQQQEPPSGPPAEKQGPAALPPVPPAGTAASEPLTQTDVLPDSLEMWDMALDAGDSVVKPLSKPEPPQAPATSVRQNEMETWNRTPQSLCHQNPQAKSGPWHLQTYNLNQHITGDYDSYRKNQDTKKRKLDSS, from the exons ATGTCTGGGACTGAAGAAGCAATTCTTAGCGGCCGTGACAGCCATCCTGCTGGTGGCAACTCTGTATTATGCTTTGGTCAG TACCAATACACAGCAGAAGAGTACCAGGCCATCCAGAATGCCCTGAGGCAGAGGCTGGGCCCAGAATACATAAGTAGCCGCGTGGCTGGAGGCGGCCAGAAG gtgtGTTACATCGAGGGTCACAGGGTAATTaatctggccaatgagatgtttGGCTACAATGGCTGGGCACACTCTATCACACAGCAGAACGTGG ATTTTGTTGACCTTAACAATGGCAAGTTCTACGTGGGCGTCTGTGCGTTTGTGAGAGTCCAGCTGAAGGTGAGGGTGATGGAGGGGACATGCTGCCTGCAGGCACAGGGCAGGTGGGAGAGTGAGCAG GATGGTTCGTATCATGAGGACGTGGGCTATGGTGTTAGCGAGGGCCTCAAGTCCAAAGCCTTGTCTTTGGAGAAGGCGAGGAAGGAGGCAGTGACCGATGGGCTGAAGCGAGCACTGAG AAGTTTCGGGAATGCACTTGGGAATTGTATTCTGGACAAAGACTACCTGAGGTCGCTAAACAAGCTCCCACACCAG CTGCCTCTTGAAGTGGATTTAACTAAAGCAAAGAGACAAGACTTTGAACCATGTGTGGAACAAGCCAGATACAGCAGCTGCCGACGGAACCCGACTCTGGGACCCCCCAGACCACAGGAGGTGACGTCTCCTTGCAGACCAAGCCACCACGTTGTGATGCAGGGGATGAGGACAGCGGCTCCGGGTGCGGGCTGTGTGCCCTCCCCGCCCCTGCTCCTTCCCAG AAGCCCGACCTCCGCTGCCACAGAGAGCGATGCCACGTACCAGCGGAAGCTCCGGCAAAGACAGCTGCAGCAGCGGTTCCGGGAGCAGATGGAGAAACAGCAGCAGGAACCCCCGTCTGGCCCACCTGCCGAGAAGCAGGGTCCTG CAGCGCTGCCACCGGTGCCACCTGCCGGAACTGCTGCTTCAGAGCCGCTCACCCAGACAGACGTGCTTCCAG ACAGTCTTGAAATGTGGGACATGGCTCTAGATGCAGGGGACAGTGTGGTCAAGCCCTTGTCTAAACCAGAACCGCCACAGGCCCCTGCCACCTCCGTCCGGCAGAACGAGATGGAGACCTGGAACAGGACCCCACAGAGCCTTTGCCACCAGAATCCACAGGCAAAATCTGGACCCTGGCACCTTCAAACTTACAACCTTAACCAACACATAACAG GAGACTATGATTCATATAGGAAGAACCAGGACACGAAGAAAAGGAAATTGGATTCATCTTGA
- the RAD52 gene encoding DNA repair protein RAD52 homolog isoform X5: protein MSGTEEAILSGRDSHPAGGNSVLCFGQYQYTAEEYQAIQNALRQRLGPEYISSRVAGGGQKVCYIEGHRVINLANEMFGYNGWAHSITQQNVDFVDLNNGKFYVGVCAFVRVQLKDGSYHEDVGYGVSEGLKSKALSLEKARKEAVTDGLKRALRSFGNALGNCILDKDYLRSLNKLPHQLPLEVDLTKAKRQDFEPCVEQARYSSCRRNPTLGPPRPQEVTSPCRPSHHVVMQGMRTAAPGAGCVPSPPLLLPRSPTSAATESDATYQRKLRQRQLQQRFREQMEKQQQEPPSGPPAEKQGPAALPPVPPAGTAASEPLTQTDVLPAPRLLMLHLLVTSVLADSLEMWDMALDAGDSVVKPLSKPEPPQAPATSVRQNEMETWNRTPQSLCHQNPQAKSGPWHLQTYNLNQHITGDYDSYRKNQDTKKRKLDSS from the exons ATGTCTGGGACTGAAGAAGCAATTCTTAGCGGCCGTGACAGCCATCCTGCTGGTGGCAACTCTGTATTATGCTTTGGTCAG TACCAATACACAGCAGAAGAGTACCAGGCCATCCAGAATGCCCTGAGGCAGAGGCTGGGCCCAGAATACATAAGTAGCCGCGTGGCTGGAGGCGGCCAGAAG gtgtGTTACATCGAGGGTCACAGGGTAATTaatctggccaatgagatgtttGGCTACAATGGCTGGGCACACTCTATCACACAGCAGAACGTGG ATTTTGTTGACCTTAACAATGGCAAGTTCTACGTGGGCGTCTGTGCGTTTGTGAGAGTCCAGCTGAAG GATGGTTCGTATCATGAGGACGTGGGCTATGGTGTTAGCGAGGGCCTCAAGTCCAAAGCCTTGTCTTTGGAGAAGGCGAGGAAGGAGGCAGTGACCGATGGGCTGAAGCGAGCACTGAG AAGTTTCGGGAATGCACTTGGGAATTGTATTCTGGACAAAGACTACCTGAGGTCGCTAAACAAGCTCCCACACCAG CTGCCTCTTGAAGTGGATTTAACTAAAGCAAAGAGACAAGACTTTGAACCATGTGTGGAACAAGCCAGATACAGCAGCTGCCGACGGAACCCGACTCTGGGACCCCCCAGACCACAGGAGGTGACGTCTCCTTGCAGACCAAGCCACCACGTTGTGATGCAGGGGATGAGGACAGCGGCTCCGGGTGCGGGCTGTGTGCCCTCCCCGCCCCTGCTCCTTCCCAG AAGCCCGACCTCCGCTGCCACAGAGAGCGATGCCACGTACCAGCGGAAGCTCCGGCAAAGACAGCTGCAGCAGCGGTTCCGGGAGCAGATGGAGAAACAGCAGCAGGAACCCCCGTCTGGCCCACCTGCCGAGAAGCAGGGTCCTG CAGCGCTGCCACCGGTGCCACCTGCCGGAACTGCTGCTTCAGAGCCGCTCACCCAGACAGACGTGCTTCCAG CACCTCGTTTGTTGATGCTGCATTTGCTTGTGACCTCTGTCCTTGCAGACAGTCTTGAAATGTGGGACATGGCTCTAGATGCAGGGGACAGTGTGGTCAAGCCCTTGTCTAAACCAGAACCGCCACAGGCCCCTGCCACCTCCGTCCGGCAGAACGAGATGGAGACCTGGAACAGGACCCCACAGAGCCTTTGCCACCAGAATCCACAGGCAAAATCTGGACCCTGGCACCTTCAAACTTACAACCTTAACCAACACATAACAG GAGACTATGATTCATATAGGAAGAACCAGGACACGAAGAAAAGGAAATTGGATTCATCTTGA
- the RAD52 gene encoding DNA repair protein RAD52 homolog isoform X6, giving the protein MSGTEEAILSGRDSHPAGGNSVLCFGQYQYTAEEYQAIQNALRQRLGPEYISSRVAGGGQKVCYIEGHRVINLANEMFGYNGWAHSITQQNVDFVDLNNGKFYVGVCAFVRVQLKVRVMEGTCCLQAQGRWESEQDGSYHEDVGYGVSEGLKSKALSLEKARKEAVTDGLKRALRSFGNALGNCILDKDYLRSLNKLPHQLPLEVDLTKAKRQDFEPCVEQARYSSCRRNPTLGPPRPQEVTSPCRPSHHVVMQGMRTAAPGAGCVPSPPLLLPRSPTSAATESDATYQRKLRQRQLQQRFREQMEKQQQEPPSGPPAEKQGPAALPPVPPAGTAASEPLTQTDVLPESADSTYAAPLLSGPARGFGVLSWVGEREIPNAIV; this is encoded by the exons ATGTCTGGGACTGAAGAAGCAATTCTTAGCGGCCGTGACAGCCATCCTGCTGGTGGCAACTCTGTATTATGCTTTGGTCAG TACCAATACACAGCAGAAGAGTACCAGGCCATCCAGAATGCCCTGAGGCAGAGGCTGGGCCCAGAATACATAAGTAGCCGCGTGGCTGGAGGCGGCCAGAAG gtgtGTTACATCGAGGGTCACAGGGTAATTaatctggccaatgagatgtttGGCTACAATGGCTGGGCACACTCTATCACACAGCAGAACGTGG ATTTTGTTGACCTTAACAATGGCAAGTTCTACGTGGGCGTCTGTGCGTTTGTGAGAGTCCAGCTGAAGGTGAGGGTGATGGAGGGGACATGCTGCCTGCAGGCACAGGGCAGGTGGGAGAGTGAGCAG GATGGTTCGTATCATGAGGACGTGGGCTATGGTGTTAGCGAGGGCCTCAAGTCCAAAGCCTTGTCTTTGGAGAAGGCGAGGAAGGAGGCAGTGACCGATGGGCTGAAGCGAGCACTGAG AAGTTTCGGGAATGCACTTGGGAATTGTATTCTGGACAAAGACTACCTGAGGTCGCTAAACAAGCTCCCACACCAG CTGCCTCTTGAAGTGGATTTAACTAAAGCAAAGAGACAAGACTTTGAACCATGTGTGGAACAAGCCAGATACAGCAGCTGCCGACGGAACCCGACTCTGGGACCCCCCAGACCACAGGAGGTGACGTCTCCTTGCAGACCAAGCCACCACGTTGTGATGCAGGGGATGAGGACAGCGGCTCCGGGTGCGGGCTGTGTGCCCTCCCCGCCCCTGCTCCTTCCCAG AAGCCCGACCTCCGCTGCCACAGAGAGCGATGCCACGTACCAGCGGAAGCTCCGGCAAAGACAGCTGCAGCAGCGGTTCCGGGAGCAGATGGAGAAACAGCAGCAGGAACCCCCGTCTGGCCCACCTGCCGAGAAGCAGGGTCCTG CAGCGCTGCCACCGGTGCCACCTGCCGGAACTGCTGCTTCAGAGCCGCTCACCCAGACAGACGTGCTTCCAG AAAGTGCTGATAGCACATATGCAGCTCCTCTACTGTCCGGACCTGCGAGAGGCTTTGGTGTACTTTCATGGGTCGGGGAAAGAGAAATTCCAAACGCCATCGTATAG
- the RAD52 gene encoding DNA repair protein RAD52 homolog isoform X9: MSGTEEAILSGRDSHPAGGNSVLCFGQYQYTAEEYQAIQNALRQRLGPEYISSRVAGGGQKVCYIEGHRVINLANEMFGYNGWAHSITQQNVDFVDLNNGKFYVGVCAFVRVQLKVRVMEGTCCLQAQGRWESEQDGSYHEDVGYGVSEGLKSKALSLEKARKEAVTDGLKRALRSFGNALGNCILDKDYLRSLNKLPHQLPLEVDLTKAKRQDFEPCVEQARYSSCRRNPTLGPPRPQEVTSPCRPSHHVVMQGMRTAAPGAGCVPSPPLLLPRSPTSAATESDATYQRKLRQRQLQQRFREQMEKQQQEPPSGPPAEKQGPGDYDSYRKNQDTKKRKLDSS, from the exons ATGTCTGGGACTGAAGAAGCAATTCTTAGCGGCCGTGACAGCCATCCTGCTGGTGGCAACTCTGTATTATGCTTTGGTCAG TACCAATACACAGCAGAAGAGTACCAGGCCATCCAGAATGCCCTGAGGCAGAGGCTGGGCCCAGAATACATAAGTAGCCGCGTGGCTGGAGGCGGCCAGAAG gtgtGTTACATCGAGGGTCACAGGGTAATTaatctggccaatgagatgtttGGCTACAATGGCTGGGCACACTCTATCACACAGCAGAACGTGG ATTTTGTTGACCTTAACAATGGCAAGTTCTACGTGGGCGTCTGTGCGTTTGTGAGAGTCCAGCTGAAGGTGAGGGTGATGGAGGGGACATGCTGCCTGCAGGCACAGGGCAGGTGGGAGAGTGAGCAG GATGGTTCGTATCATGAGGACGTGGGCTATGGTGTTAGCGAGGGCCTCAAGTCCAAAGCCTTGTCTTTGGAGAAGGCGAGGAAGGAGGCAGTGACCGATGGGCTGAAGCGAGCACTGAG AAGTTTCGGGAATGCACTTGGGAATTGTATTCTGGACAAAGACTACCTGAGGTCGCTAAACAAGCTCCCACACCAG CTGCCTCTTGAAGTGGATTTAACTAAAGCAAAGAGACAAGACTTTGAACCATGTGTGGAACAAGCCAGATACAGCAGCTGCCGACGGAACCCGACTCTGGGACCCCCCAGACCACAGGAGGTGACGTCTCCTTGCAGACCAAGCCACCACGTTGTGATGCAGGGGATGAGGACAGCGGCTCCGGGTGCGGGCTGTGTGCCCTCCCCGCCCCTGCTCCTTCCCAG AAGCCCGACCTCCGCTGCCACAGAGAGCGATGCCACGTACCAGCGGAAGCTCCGGCAAAGACAGCTGCAGCAGCGGTTCCGGGAGCAGATGGAGAAACAGCAGCAGGAACCCCCGTCTGGCCCACCTGCCGAGAAGCAGGGTCCTG GAGACTATGATTCATATAGGAAGAACCAGGACACGAAGAAAAGGAAATTGGATTCATCTTGA
- the RAD52 gene encoding DNA repair protein RAD52 homolog isoform X1: protein MSGTEEAILSGRDSHPAGGNSVLCFGQYQYTAEEYQAIQNALRQRLGPEYISSRVAGGGQKVCYIEGHRVINLANEMFGYNGWAHSITQQNVDFVDLNNGKFYVGVCAFVRVQLKVRVMEGTCCLQAQGRWESEQDGSYHEDVGYGVSEGLKSKALSLEKARKEAVTDGLKRALRSFGNALGNCILDKDYLRSLNKLPHQLPLEVDLTKAKRQDFEPCVEQARYSSCRRNPTLGPPRPQEVTSPCRPSHHVVMQGMRTAAPGAGCVPSPPLLLPRSPTSAATESDATYQRKLRQRQLQQRFREQMEKQQQEPPSGPPAEKQGPAALPPVPPAGTAASEPLTQTDVLPAPRLLMLHLLVTSVLADSLEMWDMALDAGDSVVKPLSKPEPPQAPATSVRQNEMETWNRTPQSLCHQNPQAKSGPWHLQTYNLNQHITGDYDSYRKNQDTKKRKLDSS from the exons ATGTCTGGGACTGAAGAAGCAATTCTTAGCGGCCGTGACAGCCATCCTGCTGGTGGCAACTCTGTATTATGCTTTGGTCAG TACCAATACACAGCAGAAGAGTACCAGGCCATCCAGAATGCCCTGAGGCAGAGGCTGGGCCCAGAATACATAAGTAGCCGCGTGGCTGGAGGCGGCCAGAAG gtgtGTTACATCGAGGGTCACAGGGTAATTaatctggccaatgagatgtttGGCTACAATGGCTGGGCACACTCTATCACACAGCAGAACGTGG ATTTTGTTGACCTTAACAATGGCAAGTTCTACGTGGGCGTCTGTGCGTTTGTGAGAGTCCAGCTGAAGGTGAGGGTGATGGAGGGGACATGCTGCCTGCAGGCACAGGGCAGGTGGGAGAGTGAGCAG GATGGTTCGTATCATGAGGACGTGGGCTATGGTGTTAGCGAGGGCCTCAAGTCCAAAGCCTTGTCTTTGGAGAAGGCGAGGAAGGAGGCAGTGACCGATGGGCTGAAGCGAGCACTGAG AAGTTTCGGGAATGCACTTGGGAATTGTATTCTGGACAAAGACTACCTGAGGTCGCTAAACAAGCTCCCACACCAG CTGCCTCTTGAAGTGGATTTAACTAAAGCAAAGAGACAAGACTTTGAACCATGTGTGGAACAAGCCAGATACAGCAGCTGCCGACGGAACCCGACTCTGGGACCCCCCAGACCACAGGAGGTGACGTCTCCTTGCAGACCAAGCCACCACGTTGTGATGCAGGGGATGAGGACAGCGGCTCCGGGTGCGGGCTGTGTGCCCTCCCCGCCCCTGCTCCTTCCCAG AAGCCCGACCTCCGCTGCCACAGAGAGCGATGCCACGTACCAGCGGAAGCTCCGGCAAAGACAGCTGCAGCAGCGGTTCCGGGAGCAGATGGAGAAACAGCAGCAGGAACCCCCGTCTGGCCCACCTGCCGAGAAGCAGGGTCCTG CAGCGCTGCCACCGGTGCCACCTGCCGGAACTGCTGCTTCAGAGCCGCTCACCCAGACAGACGTGCTTCCAG CACCTCGTTTGTTGATGCTGCATTTGCTTGTGACCTCTGTCCTTGCAGACAGTCTTGAAATGTGGGACATGGCTCTAGATGCAGGGGACAGTGTGGTCAAGCCCTTGTCTAAACCAGAACCGCCACAGGCCCCTGCCACCTCCGTCCGGCAGAACGAGATGGAGACCTGGAACAGGACCCCACAGAGCCTTTGCCACCAGAATCCACAGGCAAAATCTGGACCCTGGCACCTTCAAACTTACAACCTTAACCAACACATAACAG GAGACTATGATTCATATAGGAAGAACCAGGACACGAAGAAAAGGAAATTGGATTCATCTTGA
- the RAD52 gene encoding DNA repair protein RAD52 homolog isoform X4: MSGTEEAILSGRDSHPAGGNSVLCFGQYQYTAEEYQAIQNALRQRLGPEYISSRVAGGGQKVCYIEGHRVINLANEMFGYNGWAHSITQQNVDFVDLNNGKFYVGVCAFVRVQLKVRVMEGTCCLQAQGRWESEQDGSYHEDVGYGVSEGLKSKALSLEKARKEAVTDGLKRALRSFGNALGNCILDKDYLRSLNKLPHQLPLEVDLTKAKRQDFEPCVEQARYSSCRRNPTLGPPRPQEVTSPCRPSHHVVMQGMRTAAPGAGCVPSPPLLLPRSPTSAATESDATYQRKLRQRQLQQRFREQMEKQQQEPPSGPPAEKQGPALPPVPPAGTAASEPLTQTDVLPDSLEMWDMALDAGDSVVKPLSKPEPPQAPATSVRQNEMETWNRTPQSLCHQNPQAKSGPWHLQTYNLNQHITGDYDSYRKNQDTKKRKLDSS; the protein is encoded by the exons ATGTCTGGGACTGAAGAAGCAATTCTTAGCGGCCGTGACAGCCATCCTGCTGGTGGCAACTCTGTATTATGCTTTGGTCAG TACCAATACACAGCAGAAGAGTACCAGGCCATCCAGAATGCCCTGAGGCAGAGGCTGGGCCCAGAATACATAAGTAGCCGCGTGGCTGGAGGCGGCCAGAAG gtgtGTTACATCGAGGGTCACAGGGTAATTaatctggccaatgagatgtttGGCTACAATGGCTGGGCACACTCTATCACACAGCAGAACGTGG ATTTTGTTGACCTTAACAATGGCAAGTTCTACGTGGGCGTCTGTGCGTTTGTGAGAGTCCAGCTGAAGGTGAGGGTGATGGAGGGGACATGCTGCCTGCAGGCACAGGGCAGGTGGGAGAGTGAGCAG GATGGTTCGTATCATGAGGACGTGGGCTATGGTGTTAGCGAGGGCCTCAAGTCCAAAGCCTTGTCTTTGGAGAAGGCGAGGAAGGAGGCAGTGACCGATGGGCTGAAGCGAGCACTGAG AAGTTTCGGGAATGCACTTGGGAATTGTATTCTGGACAAAGACTACCTGAGGTCGCTAAACAAGCTCCCACACCAG CTGCCTCTTGAAGTGGATTTAACTAAAGCAAAGAGACAAGACTTTGAACCATGTGTGGAACAAGCCAGATACAGCAGCTGCCGACGGAACCCGACTCTGGGACCCCCCAGACCACAGGAGGTGACGTCTCCTTGCAGACCAAGCCACCACGTTGTGATGCAGGGGATGAGGACAGCGGCTCCGGGTGCGGGCTGTGTGCCCTCCCCGCCCCTGCTCCTTCCCAG AAGCCCGACCTCCGCTGCCACAGAGAGCGATGCCACGTACCAGCGGAAGCTCCGGCAAAGACAGCTGCAGCAGCGGTTCCGGGAGCAGATGGAGAAACAGCAGCAGGAACCCCCGTCTGGCCCACCTGCCGAGAAGCAGGGTCCTG CGCTGCCACCGGTGCCACCTGCCGGAACTGCTGCTTCAGAGCCGCTCACCCAGACAGACGTGCTTCCAG ACAGTCTTGAAATGTGGGACATGGCTCTAGATGCAGGGGACAGTGTGGTCAAGCCCTTGTCTAAACCAGAACCGCCACAGGCCCCTGCCACCTCCGTCCGGCAGAACGAGATGGAGACCTGGAACAGGACCCCACAGAGCCTTTGCCACCAGAATCCACAGGCAAAATCTGGACCCTGGCACCTTCAAACTTACAACCTTAACCAACACATAACAG GAGACTATGATTCATATAGGAAGAACCAGGACACGAAGAAAAGGAAATTGGATTCATCTTGA
- the RAD52 gene encoding DNA repair protein RAD52 homolog isoform X10 has translation MSGTEEAILSGRDSHPAGGNSVLCFGQYQYTAEEYQAIQNALRQRLGPEYISSRVAGGGQKVCYIEGHRVINLANEMFGYNGWAHSITQQNVDFVDLNNGKFYVGVCAFVRVQLKDGSYHEDVGYGVSEGLKSKALSLEKARKEAVTDGLKRALRSFGNALGNCILDKDYLRSLNKLPHQLPLEVDLTKAKRQDFEPCVEQARYSSCRRNPTLGPPRPQEVTSPCRPSHHVVMQGMRTAAPGAGCVPSPPLLLPRSPTSAATESDATYQRKLRQRQLQQRFREQMEKQQQEPPSGPPAEKQGPAALPPVPPAGTAASEPLTQTDVLPDSLEMWDMALDAGDSVVKPLSKPEPPQAPATSVRQNEMETWNRTPQSLCHQNPQAKSGPWHLQTYNLNQHITGDYDSYRKNQDTKKRKLDSS, from the exons ATGTCTGGGACTGAAGAAGCAATTCTTAGCGGCCGTGACAGCCATCCTGCTGGTGGCAACTCTGTATTATGCTTTGGTCAG TACCAATACACAGCAGAAGAGTACCAGGCCATCCAGAATGCCCTGAGGCAGAGGCTGGGCCCAGAATACATAAGTAGCCGCGTGGCTGGAGGCGGCCAGAAG gtgtGTTACATCGAGGGTCACAGGGTAATTaatctggccaatgagatgtttGGCTACAATGGCTGGGCACACTCTATCACACAGCAGAACGTGG ATTTTGTTGACCTTAACAATGGCAAGTTCTACGTGGGCGTCTGTGCGTTTGTGAGAGTCCAGCTGAAG GATGGTTCGTATCATGAGGACGTGGGCTATGGTGTTAGCGAGGGCCTCAAGTCCAAAGCCTTGTCTTTGGAGAAGGCGAGGAAGGAGGCAGTGACCGATGGGCTGAAGCGAGCACTGAG AAGTTTCGGGAATGCACTTGGGAATTGTATTCTGGACAAAGACTACCTGAGGTCGCTAAACAAGCTCCCACACCAG CTGCCTCTTGAAGTGGATTTAACTAAAGCAAAGAGACAAGACTTTGAACCATGTGTGGAACAAGCCAGATACAGCAGCTGCCGACGGAACCCGACTCTGGGACCCCCCAGACCACAGGAGGTGACGTCTCCTTGCAGACCAAGCCACCACGTTGTGATGCAGGGGATGAGGACAGCGGCTCCGGGTGCGGGCTGTGTGCCCTCCCCGCCCCTGCTCCTTCCCAG AAGCCCGACCTCCGCTGCCACAGAGAGCGATGCCACGTACCAGCGGAAGCTCCGGCAAAGACAGCTGCAGCAGCGGTTCCGGGAGCAGATGGAGAAACAGCAGCAGGAACCCCCGTCTGGCCCACCTGCCGAGAAGCAGGGTCCTG CAGCGCTGCCACCGGTGCCACCTGCCGGAACTGCTGCTTCAGAGCCGCTCACCCAGACAGACGTGCTTCCAG ACAGTCTTGAAATGTGGGACATGGCTCTAGATGCAGGGGACAGTGTGGTCAAGCCCTTGTCTAAACCAGAACCGCCACAGGCCCCTGCCACCTCCGTCCGGCAGAACGAGATGGAGACCTGGAACAGGACCCCACAGAGCCTTTGCCACCAGAATCCACAGGCAAAATCTGGACCCTGGCACCTTCAAACTTACAACCTTAACCAACACATAACAG GAGACTATGATTCATATAGGAAGAACCAGGACACGAAGAAAAGGAAATTGGATTCATCTTGA
- the RAD52 gene encoding DNA repair protein RAD52 homolog isoform X2, producing MSGTEEAILSGRDSHPAGGNSVLCFGQYQYTAEEYQAIQNALRQRLGPEYISSRVAGGGQKVCYIEGHRVINLANEMFGYNGWAHSITQQNVDFVDLNNGKFYVGVCAFVRVQLKVRVMEGTCCLQAQGRWESEQDGSYHEDVGYGVSEGLKSKALSLEKARKEAVTDGLKRALRSFGNALGNCILDKDYLRSLNKLPHQLPLEVDLTKAKRQDFEPCVEQARYSSCRRNPTLGPPRPQEVTSPCRPSHHVVMQGMRTAAPGAGCVPSPPLLLPRSPTSAATESDATYQRKLRQRQLQQRFREQMEKQQQEPPSGPPAEKQGPALPPVPPAGTAASEPLTQTDVLPAPRLLMLHLLVTSVLADSLEMWDMALDAGDSVVKPLSKPEPPQAPATSVRQNEMETWNRTPQSLCHQNPQAKSGPWHLQTYNLNQHITGDYDSYRKNQDTKKRKLDSS from the exons ATGTCTGGGACTGAAGAAGCAATTCTTAGCGGCCGTGACAGCCATCCTGCTGGTGGCAACTCTGTATTATGCTTTGGTCAG TACCAATACACAGCAGAAGAGTACCAGGCCATCCAGAATGCCCTGAGGCAGAGGCTGGGCCCAGAATACATAAGTAGCCGCGTGGCTGGAGGCGGCCAGAAG gtgtGTTACATCGAGGGTCACAGGGTAATTaatctggccaatgagatgtttGGCTACAATGGCTGGGCACACTCTATCACACAGCAGAACGTGG ATTTTGTTGACCTTAACAATGGCAAGTTCTACGTGGGCGTCTGTGCGTTTGTGAGAGTCCAGCTGAAGGTGAGGGTGATGGAGGGGACATGCTGCCTGCAGGCACAGGGCAGGTGGGAGAGTGAGCAG GATGGTTCGTATCATGAGGACGTGGGCTATGGTGTTAGCGAGGGCCTCAAGTCCAAAGCCTTGTCTTTGGAGAAGGCGAGGAAGGAGGCAGTGACCGATGGGCTGAAGCGAGCACTGAG AAGTTTCGGGAATGCACTTGGGAATTGTATTCTGGACAAAGACTACCTGAGGTCGCTAAACAAGCTCCCACACCAG CTGCCTCTTGAAGTGGATTTAACTAAAGCAAAGAGACAAGACTTTGAACCATGTGTGGAACAAGCCAGATACAGCAGCTGCCGACGGAACCCGACTCTGGGACCCCCCAGACCACAGGAGGTGACGTCTCCTTGCAGACCAAGCCACCACGTTGTGATGCAGGGGATGAGGACAGCGGCTCCGGGTGCGGGCTGTGTGCCCTCCCCGCCCCTGCTCCTTCCCAG AAGCCCGACCTCCGCTGCCACAGAGAGCGATGCCACGTACCAGCGGAAGCTCCGGCAAAGACAGCTGCAGCAGCGGTTCCGGGAGCAGATGGAGAAACAGCAGCAGGAACCCCCGTCTGGCCCACCTGCCGAGAAGCAGGGTCCTG CGCTGCCACCGGTGCCACCTGCCGGAACTGCTGCTTCAGAGCCGCTCACCCAGACAGACGTGCTTCCAG CACCTCGTTTGTTGATGCTGCATTTGCTTGTGACCTCTGTCCTTGCAGACAGTCTTGAAATGTGGGACATGGCTCTAGATGCAGGGGACAGTGTGGTCAAGCCCTTGTCTAAACCAGAACCGCCACAGGCCCCTGCCACCTCCGTCCGGCAGAACGAGATGGAGACCTGGAACAGGACCCCACAGAGCCTTTGCCACCAGAATCCACAGGCAAAATCTGGACCCTGGCACCTTCAAACTTACAACCTTAACCAACACATAACAG GAGACTATGATTCATATAGGAAGAACCAGGACACGAAGAAAAGGAAATTGGATTCATCTTGA